AAATCAGTTCTGTTATTAAAAGAATAGTTCATATTGTATGAAATACCAAAATCGGTTAAAGAATTGCTTTTGGTTGATAGTAGAATGAGGTAATCATCTATGTAGTTGTAATTACCCACATAATCTAAGTGAAACTTGGAAAAATAACTTTTTATATTATGCGTCTTTTTTTCAGATGATTGTTTTTTCCAATTTATGCTTAAACCAGTATTATCAATATCTAATTTATCATTGTATTTATCTTTATATATTGGAATAGTAAAGTCGTTAAACATTTGATTTTTTGTATGCAAGAAACTTAGGCTTAAAGACTCATTTTCATTAGGTTTGTATATAAATTTTGTAGTATAATCTGAAAACTTAAACTTATTATTTCTATCAAACTTAATATTCTTATCTATAATTTGATTTTCTTGATTATCATCAAATGTTTGAAAAACGCGCATAGATAATTTATCAAAAGTAAATGTCTTTAAAACATCAGAAAAAGATCTTCTAACAGAAAAAGAAAGAGCTGTTTTCTCTGAAAAAGGAATTGAAATAAGCGCATCAGCATGGGTCATATTCAAACCAAAATTTCCAGTGATTTTTTCAGGTATTTTTTCTGTTGTTTTAATATCGATTACCCCAGAAACCCTGTTTCCATATCTAGCTCCCGTACCGCTTTTAGAAAGAGTGACTTCTTTGGTGGTATAAGGATTAAATGCTGAAATCATTCCAAAGAAATGCCCAGAATAATACATTTTGATTCCATCCCATAAAACTAAGTTTTGGTTTGGTGTTCCGCCTCTTATGTAAATACCGGCGGCTGTTTCATTAGGACTCTGAACACCTGGGATAATTTTTAAACTTTCTAATACATCTGGTTCTGTTAAACCAGGTAAAACACCTAATTGACTTGGTAGAATTGAAATAGTTCCGTTTCTTTTTTTATTTATACCAGAGGTTATATAGTTAGTAACAAGAACTTCTTTTAAAAGGTTGTATTCGTTAGGTTTGAAGTTTGAGTTTTTTGTTATATAGTAATAACGTTCATTAATTTGGTTAAAAATTAAAGGAGTTTGGCGTTCAATTTCTCCAATAAGATATACTAATTCACATTTTTTCTTTTTAAAAGAAAAGTTTTTACCATTAATTATTTCTGTATTAAAAGAAAATTTTACACCATAATAGGTTTCTGTTTCTTTTAATACATCTAATAAAGGCGCATCAATAAAAGAAATGTCTACCTTTTCCTGAGAAAAAATAGACATCGCTAAGCATATAAAAAGTATACTTAAGTTTATCTTCATTTACTATATGTCAATACAACTGAACTATTTTCTGCTAATTTATAAGAAATTTTCATAGGAGCAAAAACAGTTTGTAATGCTATATTAACATCTTTATGTGTAAAAGTACCTGTAAAACGTTGAGAGGTATCTATTCTTGAAGCATCAAATTTTAATTTGAATTGATTTTCTAAAGCTTTTATAACTTGATCTAAAGGAGTATTACTGAATGAACTTTCACCTTTAAACCAAGAAGGAACGCTATCTACAAATTCCCATTTTTCACTAGAATTACTGTAATTTCTGTAAGCTTTTCCTTTAGTTAAGATAACTTCTTCTTTGTTTTTTGAAGTAACTTTTACTTTACCCTCATAACATTTAACTTCAAAATAGTTATTCGAAGTATTGACAGTAAATTTAGTACCTAACACAGTTACATTTCCTTGAGTAGATTTTACAGTAAAAGATTTTCCTTTCTCTACTTCGAAATAAGCTTTTCCTTCTAAAGACAACTCTCTTTTATCTTCCCAATTTTGTTTTTTGTATGTTATTTCAGATTTAGGAGATAAATGGGCTTTAGAATTATCAGGTAAAGTAATTGTTAGTTGTTCTCCATAATTTGTAGAGAAGTCAACGGTGTTGTTGTTAAAATATAAAAAACTAATTAATAAAACTATAGAGGCAACAGCTCCATACATCCAAGTAGGAATTAATTTTACTACTTTTTTGTTAGCTTTTATTGACCCTAAGTTTGTTTTTATTTTACTAAAAGCTTCTTCTTTGTTATAAGAAGGGGTTTTTAGTAACTGAGAAGCTTCATCAATAGCTTTAAATTGATGATAAGCTTCTGTTTGTTGAAACTCTTTCAATTCTTCAGCAGATAGCTCATTGGCTATCCATCTGGCTAAAAAGGTTTCATCTTTATAATTTATTTTCATTTTCTGTTGTTCGTGCTATTTGTATTAAAAACAGGTAAAAGACTAATTACCCTACTACAAATATTATTTTTTATTAGACTTTACCTATTTGCTCTTTTAGTGTAAGAAGAGCTTTACTCATTCTCTTTTCTACTGCTTTCACAGAAACTCCAACTATAACTGCAATTTCACTATACTTTTTCTTGTCTATTCGACTAAGTAAAAAAACTTCCCGCTGTTTTTCTGGCAAGTCAGCAATTGCTTTTTTTAGTTTTATATGAAATTCTTCTTGTTCTAGAAGAAACTGAGGTGTCTCATTAGTATTACCAGAGGATACACTTTGTTTTTGGTGTTCCAAAACAACCTTTTTATGTGCTACATCATTTAAAAAATGATTATTAGCCACTGTATAGAGGTAAGATTTAGCTTTATCAAAAAAAACTTTAGCGCAATTACTCCATAATTTTATATACGCTTCCTGTACGATATCCTCTGCTTGCTGAGTATCACCGCACTTATAGTATATGTAATTTCTTAATGTTTGTGAATGTTGATTAAAAATTTCTTCAAAATTTTTCTGATCACAAACAGATTTTAAGGGTTCTTTATTCATTTAGATTAAATTCTTAATCGGTAACAAATGTATGAAAATGTAATTAAGGGGTTAAAAAATTATTAATATAACTTGTAAATTGGTAATTTCTTGTGTGCTTTTTCATAATGTGGCGTTTTTGTGTAAATCCAGTATAGTTGAGTTTGTGGATTTTTGGCAAAACTCTCATCGATGCTTAGCTTTTCTTCAAACTGTTTTTTAATTGAAGGGTTTTCTTGTAAAAAAGCTTCGGCAATGTCTTCAAAAACATATGCAGAGTAACCTTCTTTTTGTTGTAAAATAGTATCAAAGAAATTCCAGTTGAAGAAGGAATCTACAGCCTCAGCTTCCAAGGTTTCTACAATATAGCGAATCCCTGTTTGATTTGTAGGAATATAAATATCTCCTTTATTAAATTTAACTTGCTGATCTTTTGTTTTGGTAACTTCAGTATTGTAATGTAAATAATGACCTTCATATGCCATTTTTCGAGTGTTGAAGTTTTTTATGTGTTGAATTTCAACAGTTAGTGTAGTATCTTTCTTAAAACGAGTAAATTCAACTTTATTATTTTGTAATCGTTCTACAACGTCATGCCAACCTTGTTCTAATATATAGGCTTTAGGTATGGTGATTTCTTTGGTGGAAACAAAGTAGTTATAATAAGAAACTTTTTTATTGTAAGGTTTTGTTCTATCATAAAACAAACGTTTTCCATTGGTAACTTTACTGTCTATAAAAGTTCCCTCGTATCCTTTAAAATGAAGAGCTGTAGGATTATTCTTATCAACTGTAAATATAATGGGATACGTTTTCTTATTTATTATTTCTTCAACAGCATTTTTTCGTAAATCTTTTATTTTGCTGCTGTTTTCTTCGGTAAAATCTAAAGCAGAAAACAACAATTCATAGGTTTGTTCTACTCGAATTTTGTATGGTTTCAACATATGAGTTTCAACCATTAATCCTAAGGTATTGAAGAGGGTAGTGTACCCAGTAGAATACCTGGGTGAATCGAAAAACTGTGACCATCCTTTTTCTGGAGTTGTCCCCCAAACATTTACATACGGGGTTATGATGATGTCTTTTTGAGCTAAGGATTGTTCTATTTCAGGACGCATTTTTGTTTCAATAAACTCACCTAATTTTCCACCCAATTTATTGTGCTGTGTAAAAAGATGTGTAATTGCGTACTGATAGTCTGCTCCATTACTTACATGATTATCTATAAATACATCTGGATTTACAGTGTGAAAAATCTCAGTAAATGCAGCAGCATTTTTAGTGTCTTGTTTAATAAAATCACGATTTAAGTCGTAGTTACGAGCATTTCCTCTAAAACCGTATTCTTTTGGACCATTTTGGTTGGCTCTCGTGTGTGAGTTTCTGTTTAGGGCGCCACCAATATTGTATACGGGAATAACACAAATTAAAGAATTTTTGTAGTTTTTTTTAAAAGAATCATTTTGAACGATGTCTCTTAATAAAAGCATTGAAGCATCTATTCCGTCAGATTCTCCAGGGTGAATTCCGTTATTGATTAAAACTCTATTTTTTGAGGAGTTCTTGAGCTCTTTAATATTGGTTTTTCCATCAGCATTAAAAACAATTAAGTGTAAAGGTTTGCCAATATCAGTAGTACCAATCTCAAACAAGGAAATTTCAGGATAAGAGTTAGCCAACTCTTCATAAAAAGAAATAACCTCTTTATAAGTAGGAGTTTCCGTTCCGTTTGATGTTTCAAACAGGGTGGTGAAATCGACGTTTTTTTTTGTAGGTTTTTGTTTACAAGCAGTAGCTATTATTAGGAGTAATACAAATAGTTTTTTCAAAAGAATAGTGTTTTAAAAAGTTTAAATTCTAACCGCATCTGGAACCAAGCCTGTATAGTCTCCATCGTTTCTGATAACATCTCTTACAATAGATGAAGAAATATAGCTTTTACCTGAAGAGGTTAGTAAAAACACAGTTTCAATTTCAGAAAGTTTTCTATTAGTATGTGCAATGGCTTTTTCAAACTCAAAATCGGCAGGATTACGTAAACCTCTTAAAATAAATTGAGCGTCTTGTTCTTTACAAAAGTTTACAGTAAGTCCACTATAAGTAAGTACTTTTATTTTTGGCTCATGCTTAAAAGTTTCTTCGATAAAACGTTGACGCTCCTCTAGAGAAAACATATATTTTTTATCAGCATTCACTCCAATTGCGATGATTAATTCATCAAAAAGAGTAACACCACGTTCAATAATATCTAAGTGTCCTAAAGTAATTGGATCAAAAGATCCAGGGAAAATCGCTCTCTTCATTATATTTAGTTATTTAAAGCCATTTCAATAGCATTTCCAAATAATTCAGTTAAAGAAATACCTGCGTGATTGGCTTGCTGTGGTAAAATACTTGCTTCAGTTAATCCTGGAACAGTATTCATTTCTATAAAATGTGGCTCATCGTTAACTAAAATATATTCTGAACGAGAAAAACCACGCATATTTAAAATTTCATATACACGTTTGGCTACTTCTTTAACTCTATTTCTTTGAGAATCAGTTAAACGCGCAGGGGTGATTTCTTGTGATTCACCTTCATATTTAGCTTTGTAATCGAAGAAATCATTTTCAGAAACAATTTCAGTTATAGGTAATACTTTTGTTTCTCCTTTGTATTGAATTACTCCAACAGAAACCTCAGTTCCATCTAAAAAGCTTTCAATTAATATTTCAGTATCTTCTTCGTAAGCCTTTTCTATAGCAGGAATTAACTCTCCTTTAGTATATACTTTTGAAATACCAAAACTAGAACCTGCTCCGTTTGGTTTGACAAAGCAAGGAAGTCCGACTTTTTTTATGATAGCATCACAATCAATCTCATCACCTTTGTTTAGATATATAGAAACAGCTGTTGCTATTCCGTATTGTTTTACTACACTTAAAGTATCACGCTTATTAAAGGTTAAAGCCATTTGGTAGAATGGGGCAGAGGTGTGTTTTAAACCAATAAGATCGAAGTAAGCTAAAATAATACCGTTTTCGCCTGGTGTACCATGAATAGCATTAAAAACACAATCAAACGTAATTTTTTGACCTTTAATTTCAGTTGAAAAATCTTCTTTGTTTATTGGATATTCTTCTTCGTTGTCATCAACATGCACCCATTTATTTTCTAAAATATGAACTTTATACGCGTTATATTTTTCTGTATCAATATGTTTGTAAACTACATTACCACTTTTTAGAGAAATTCCTACTTCAGAGGAATAACCTCCCATAATAATAGCGATGTTTTTTTTCACTTCAAATGTATTTCAATTACTGTTTTTATCATTGTTTGTCTAAAATCCAATCGTTGGATTATACAAACTTACCAAAAAAACTCGTTTAAGACTTGTTGAATTTAAAATAGTAATATTTTTACTGTAAATTTGTGCGATCTTACAAAAAAATGATATGAGTAATTTTACAGAAAGTTTTAAAGGTTTATTTCAGTTTATTAAAAGTAAATCTTTTTTAAAAAACGTAATTATAGCAGTTGTTTCAATACTAGTTTTTGTATTTGTTTTACAATGGTGGTTAGGAGTTACAACAAATCACAATCAAAAAGTACAAGTGCCTAACTTACATAAAATGTCGTTGGCAGATGTTGAGCAGAAACTGAGTGAATTAAATTTAGATTTTGTGGTAATTGATAGTGCAAGCTATAATCCTGAATATCCAAAAAAATCAGTTATTGAACAAGATCCAGAGGCTGGTGACTTTGTAAAAGAAAAACGTAAAATATACTTAACCTTAAATCCGTCAAAGTATAGAGATGTAGAAGTACCTAATTTAAATGGACGTACAAGGCGTCAAGCAACAACACACTTACGTTCAATAGGATTTAAAGTGGGAACCAATGTTACTTGGGTTCACGATATAGGAAAAGATGTGGTTCGTGGATTGAAACATAACGGGCAAAAAATAGAACCAGGTACTAAGTTACCAAAACAAACAACCATCGACTTGATTTTAGGTGATGGTAATGGATACTAATTTTTATAACTGATTGATGCAGGAAGATAACACTCCAGAGATAGAGAATGATGATTTGTACGAGCACCATAGGTTTGTAGCAACAGATGGTCAAGTACCTTTACGAGTAGATAAGTTTTTAATGAACTTTATTGAAAATGCTACTCGAAATAAAATACAGCAAGCAGCTAAAGCAGGTAATGTTTTAGTTAATGATGTAGCAGTAAAGCCTAACTATAAGGTAAAACCAAAAGATGTAGTTAGAGTTGTATTAACATACCCTCCTCACGAAAATTTATTAGTAGCAGAAGATATTCCTATTGATATAGTATATGAGGATGATGAAGTAATAGTGGTGAACAAGCCAGCAGGTATGGTAGTTCATCCTGGCCATGGAAATTATTCAGGAACATTAGTGAACGGATTAATTCATCATATAGAAAACTTACCGACTAACTCTAACGAGCGTCCTGGTTTAGTACATCGAATAGATAAAGATACTAGTGGATTACTAGTTGTTGCAAAAACTGAGTTTGCAATGGCTCATTTATCTAAGCAGTTTTTTGATCGTACTACTGAACGGTTGTATTATGCTTTAGTTTGGGGAAATATTGAAGAGGATGAAGGAACTATTGAAGGAAATATAGGACGTAGCTTTAAAAATCGCTTACAAATGGATGTTTTTCCTGATGGAGAACATGGTAAGCATGCAGTAACCCATTATAAAGTATTAGAAAGACTTACGTATGTAACCTTGGTACAATGTAAGTTAGAAACGGGTAGAACACATCAAATTAGAGCTCACTTTAAACACATTGGACATACACTTTTTAACGATGAACGTTATGGTGGGAATGCTATTTTAAAGGGAACTACATTTACTAAATACAAACAATTTGTAGATAATTGCTTTAAAGTGTTGCCAAGACAAGCTTTGCATGCAAAAACCTTAGGTTTTACACATCCAACTACAGGAGAGTTTTTACAGTTTGACTCTGAAGTACCAGAAGACATTACCGCTTGTTTAGAAAAGTGGCGAACTTATTCTGAACATTCTAAATTGGAAGAATAAAAACTTATTCAAAGGCAAAGGCTATATAAAATGAATTCATTTTATATAGCCTTTGTTTCATTTTTCTTGTAGATCCACTCAATAATAAAACATAGGGTAATAATACCAAGAGAAACAAATACACCAACAAGATTTGATTCTAATTGTTGTTTTATAAGAATAATTAGGGCAACAGCACATAAAATACAACCGAATAAAGGAATTCCTTTATTAGAGTTTGTTTCTTTTGAAAGCTTAAAGCCTACGTAATTCACAATTCCGAAAATAAGGATAAAACCAACACTACCAGCGGTAGAAATACTCTCTAAATTCAAGGTGTTAACTAATATCAAAGTTGCTATAGCTGTAATTAGTAATCCGATAGGTTGATTCCAAAACTTGGCAAGAAAGTGATGTGGTAGTTCATCATCTTCTGCAATTTCATAGTTCACTTTACTTCCTCCGTATAATGAAGCATTAATAGCAGAAAATGTAGATATTAATGCGGCTATGGTTATAATAGTAAAACCTATTTGTCCTAACATTGGTTTAGCAGCTTCTGCTAGTACATAATCCTGTGCTTTGGCAATTTGATTAAATGGGAGAGAACCTACAGTAACAAGAGCAATGATAATGTACAATACAATTACAAATATTACAGAATAGTAATAAGCTTTTGCTATGTTTTTTTCAGGATTTAAAATATCGGGAGCAGCATTAGCAATTAGCTCAAAACCTTCATAAGCAACAAAAATGACCATACCACCAGCAAATAATTTGATAGGATTCTCCCAGTTACTAATAGATAGTTGTGCCATATTAGGATTTCCTATTAATCCATAGGCTCCGATAGCAATAAAACCAATAAGAATTATAAGTTTAATAACTACTGCGTACGATTCAATTTTTCCCACTACAACAATACTGTAGTAGTTAATTGCTGTAGCTATAATAATAATAGCACTAGCATATATATGGAAGTTGATTGTTTTGTTTTGAGTAATTTCCCATAGGTTAGGAGCATAAGAGCCAAAAGCAGAAGCATATAAAGAAAGCATTACAATATAGCTTATCCATAATAGATTGTTAATAGCTCCACTAAAAATAGTTCTTCCAAAACCTTGATTAATAAACTTTACGGTTCCACCTCTATCAGGGTACTTCTTAGAAAGATGTACATAGCTGTATGAAGTTAGTAAAGCTAGTATACCTGCAAGTAAAAAAGCAATTGGAGTTCCACCTTTGGCAAGTAAAACAGCAAGACCTAAAACGGCAAAAATACCGCCGCCTACCATACCACCAATTCCTATTGAAATAGCTTCTTTTAATCCTATTTTTTTAGACATATTTAGTGACTGTTAGTTAGTGTAACAGTCACTAAAATAGTTATTTATTTTTAAAGATTGATAATGAGAAGTATTATAAAAAGGAGCGTTTTATTCAAGTTATCTGTACTTTTTTAATCGTTTACTTGTTTCAAAAAAGGATAATCTGTATATCCTCTAGCATCCCCACCACCAAATAACGTATGAGTATCAGTAATTTTGTTTAATGGAGCATTTAGTTTTACTCTTATTGGATAATCTGGGTTCGTTAAAAAATTACGTCCAAAGCCAATTAAATCAACTAGTTCATTTTTTAATAAATCTTCCCCTTGTTCAGGTGTTTTATTTCCTGTAGCAATAATAGTTTTACTAAATATTTTGCGTAGGTTCTGTCTAAAATCATTAGGAATTTTAGGAGCATCATCCCAATCTGCTTCACATAGATGTAAATAGGTAACCCCAATTTTTTCAAGTTTTTGGGTAGCAATCATTATAGTGTCTAATATTTCAGGATCATTCATGTCTTTAAAACTAATAAAAGGGGAGAGGCGAACTCCGGTTTTTTCATTACCTATTTCCTGAGCAACTGCTTGAGTGATTTCGGTTAGTAATCGAACTCTATTTTCTTTAGTTCCCCCATATTCGTCAGTTCGTTGGTTAGAATTACTTCTTAAAAACTGATCTATCAAATATCCATTGGCTCCGTGAATTTCAACACCGTCAAAACCTGCTTTAATAGCATTTTTTGCCCCTGTTTTAAATTCTTCAATTACTTGATTGATGTCTGCTTTTGTCATTGCTCTAGGTTCTTCTACAGGTACAAAAGTAGCATCACCATTAGGAGCTCCATTAAAAATATAAACATTGGTGTCTTTGGCTGCTTTTTTAGAAGGAGCAATAGGCTGTAGTCCGTTTACTTTAGAACTAGATACGCGACCAACATGCCATAATTGTAAAAATATTTTGCTTCCTTTTTTATGGACTTCGTCAGTAATTAATTTCCAACCTTCAATTTGTTCTTGTGTATAAATTCCAGGTGTTTTAGCGTAGCCTTTTCCTTGTAATGAAACTTGAGTAGCTTCAGATATAATTATTCCTGCGGAGGCTCTTTGTCCATAATATTCAGCCATTAATTCATTAGGAATATCACCAGGTTGTGAACTTCTGGAACGTGTCATAGGAGCCATTAAAAATCTGTTTTTTAATGTCAAGCCATTTTTATTATAGGGTTGATATAACTTTTTAAAAGCCATGATTTACAAAGTTTTAATTATTTAATAGTACAAATTTACTACGGTTTGAAGATGTAGTTGTTGTATAATTTCATGTTTTACTTGTGAAAAAACATTGTGTTATTCCGTAAACTCTACAGTTGTAAAATGTAGGGTGGTAGTACCTATATTTTCTAGATTATGTATAAAGAAATTCTTAGTATTTAAATTATTAAAGTACTTAATATCATTAGGCTCGTAGGATGTTTCAATTACAGCACCATTAGAAAAATAGGAACGAGAGCTACCTCTTGTATGACAAACATAAAAATAAGGTTTATCATGTTTATGAAACGGAAGAGTTTTTCCGGGTTCCAATTCAATATGCCATATCTTAACACGTTTATTTTCTAATAATAATTGTTGTCCAATTTTATGACTATTAACTCCTAATTGAATGGCTTTTTTTAAGGATTCTGTCCAATGTACAGACCAATTACCAGCGGTGTTTATTGTTTCTACTTTCATAAGGAAGGTATTAGTTTATAGCATATAATAACCATTCTTTAAACTCATGCTTAGGAAGAATGATGTCTTTTTTAAAGCTGAAACCTAATTTATTAAGTAATTTTTGTGAGCCAGTATTACTAGGACGTGTAATAGCCACTAGATTTTGAATTCTGAACTCATTTATAGCTGCTTCTTTTATTTTTGATGCACTTTCAAAGGCATATCCTTTACCTTCAAATTGGGGTAAAAAGGCAAAACCAAAATCAATTCCATCAACTCCCTCACGATCATAAAGTCCCACAGTTCCTATTTTTTGATTATCAGATTGTCTAATTACAGTATAGCTAGAGTATCCTAATTTCTTGAGTTGTTTAAGCATAACTGTTTCAATATATTGCTTTGCATGAGTAGTTGAAGTTATGTTTCTATCTCCAATGTTTTCAATCCATTTAGGAGAGTTAAATAAGTTGAAGATAAAGTTAATATCTTCAGCATTTGTTGGTCTTATGATTAACCTCTCAGTTTGATATTGTGAACTCATTTATTTTGATTATTTACGGGGTGTAACTTTTTGATGTTAATAATTTATTGTCGATAGACCATTTATTTTCTGATACTTGACTTATAATAAAGAAATAAAATAAAGCATATAGCATTTGGCCACCAGCCCATTCCCAATGCTCTGTTAAACACGAGCCAAGAATAAGTATTGTAATTACAATAGCGCCTATTATAGCTACTCTGCAGGTAAATAGACCAATGATTAGTAGGATACCTATAAAAAATTCAATGAAGGGTAGTACGCTAGCACAAGCATACACAAGAAACTCTGGAAGTATGCTTTCTTGAAACTGACTTACCATCCAGTCACGGAATGAAGGGATTTTTGGCAATCTTGCTAATCCATGTCCGAAAAAGTTAATTCCCATAGTAATACGTAGCAATGCATACGCTGTTTGTTTAGGTGTGGCTTTCATTTATTTACTTTTCTTTAAATATGCTGGTAGTTCATTAGTCAACCAATCTTGTCTTACGGGTACATGTACATCTAAATCAAGTGTGTTTTCCAGCGCAAAAAATTCGTGAGATACATTTTCTGGAAAAACAATTACTTGACCAGCAGAGATGATATAGGTTTTTCTTTTTCCTTTATCAATAGTGTTAATTTTTACTTTTCCTTTGAGGATATAAGTAATTTGCTCATTGGGATGTTTGTGCATAGGAATATGCGCACCTTTTTTTAAATGAAAATAGGCCATTTGTCCTTTGGCCCCATGAAACCATTGTCGTGTAATTCCTTCGCTAATGGTATCGTGTGGCATAGATTCAAAGTCTATAACTTGAATACTTTCTACTTTTTTACCTAGAAGTGTAGTAGTCTCTTGCGCAGCTATTTGTCCGAAAAAAATTAATAAACTACCTAAGAATATTAGTTTTATGTTCATGATGTTACTTTTTAAAGTGATACTTCAATAATTTATTATTCAACATTAAAGGGATGTATAATGTTTTGGTAGCTTTGTCAAAGTACGTATCAGCACTTCCTTGAGGTAAATCAATTACAAGTTGCCCTTTATCACTTCCTTTTCTCAAGTAGAATAGGCTTCCTGCTAACCAATCAGTAATTAAAAAACCGTGTAAAGTTTCGCTGAGTCCATCTAAGTTTCCAAAAGGTTGACTTATGGTTTTTATTTTTTTTGTTTTTAAATTGATTTTAACCAAATGCCCTGGTGTTTTAGTAGCAAATGTTTTAGCATCTAAATCTATACCCCAACCAGCAGCTATTAAGTTATTTTTTGATAGAGATAAGCCATTAGGCATATTTAATTTATCATCTTTTAACCATAACTCAACTTTTCTAGCCCCTTTAGTTGGAAGTTTGTAAATACCACTAAGTCCAAAAGTGTTAGAAGCATAAATATTTCCTTTTTTATCAGCAACAATATCATTGAGAAAGGTAGCATCTTTGGCTGTAAATCGTTGGACTTGTTTATTTGCTATATCAACTTCAACAATAGTATTAATATCCGTAACGTATAATTTTCCTTTGTGAATAGTAAGTCCTTTAGGAGCATCTAATCCTTTAAGCCATTCTAGTTCTATTATTTCTCCGTCTAAACTTATTTTAGATATAAAACCATTACCATCTTTATCAGTAGGAGCACCGTTTACATTAGACACATATAATACTTGGTTTGTTTTATCGAGCACTACGCTTTCAGGGTTCTTTAACCCTTTTAATTCCCAATCTTTTTCTAATTGAAAAGGTAATTTGTTTTGCGCATTAATAATTGTTAGTGTACTAAATACAAGGTATAAATAGATTGCATGTTTCATGTTGGTATTCTTATTTGTTAAATTTTAATTCGGCGTTATCAATTGGTGTATTAGGGTCGTTTATTACCATTTTAGCAATATCATCTTTACGCATAAATACTACACCTTCATGTTGTTTTGCATATTCAATAAATTGATTTACAACATTAACTACTGCTGGAGCACCTCCAATTCTATCGTGTAAACTCACACTCATCATTCTTCTTTTAGAGGAACCTTCTTTATAAAGCTGATTGAATTCTGTTTTTAGCTGGAATAAGAATT
The nucleotide sequence above comes from Tenacibaculum singaporense. Encoded proteins:
- a CDS encoding D-alanine--D-alanine ligase, producing MKKNIAIIMGGYSSEVGISLKSGNVVYKHIDTEKYNAYKVHILENKWVHVDDNEEEYPINKEDFSTEIKGQKITFDCVFNAIHGTPGENGIILAYFDLIGLKHTSAPFYQMALTFNKRDTLSVVKQYGIATAVSIYLNKGDEIDCDAIIKKVGLPCFVKPNGAGSSFGISKVYTKGELIPAIEKAYEEDTEILIESFLDGTEVSVGVIQYKGETKVLPITEIVSENDFFDYKAKYEGESQEITPARLTDSQRNRVKEVAKRVYEILNMRGFSRSEYILVNDEPHFIEMNTVPGLTEASILPQQANHAGISLTELFGNAIEMALNN
- a CDS encoding PASTA domain-containing protein is translated as MSNFTESFKGLFQFIKSKSFLKNVIIAVVSILVFVFVLQWWLGVTTNHNQKVQVPNLHKMSLADVEQKLSELNLDFVVIDSASYNPEYPKKSVIEQDPEAGDFVKEKRKIYLTLNPSKYRDVEVPNLNGRTRRQATTHLRSIGFKVGTNVTWVHDIGKDVVRGLKHNGQKIEPGTKLPKQTTIDLILGDGNGY
- a CDS encoding RluA family pseudouridine synthase, translating into MQEDNTPEIENDDLYEHHRFVATDGQVPLRVDKFLMNFIENATRNKIQQAAKAGNVLVNDVAVKPNYKVKPKDVVRVVLTYPPHENLLVAEDIPIDIVYEDDEVIVVNKPAGMVVHPGHGNYSGTLVNGLIHHIENLPTNSNERPGLVHRIDKDTSGLLVVAKTEFAMAHLSKQFFDRTTERLYYALVWGNIEEDEGTIEGNIGRSFKNRLQMDVFPDGEHGKHAVTHYKVLERLTYVTLVQCKLETGRTHQIRAHFKHIGHTLFNDERYGGNAILKGTTFTKYKQFVDNCFKVLPRQALHAKTLGFTHPTTGEFLQFDSEVPEDITACLEKWRTYSEHSKLEE
- a CDS encoding APC family permease — encoded protein: MSKKIGLKEAISIGIGGMVGGGIFAVLGLAVLLAKGGTPIAFLLAGILALLTSYSYVHLSKKYPDRGGTVKFINQGFGRTIFSGAINNLLWISYIVMLSLYASAFGSYAPNLWEITQNKTINFHIYASAIIIIATAINYYSIVVVGKIESYAVVIKLIILIGFIAIGAYGLIGNPNMAQLSISNWENPIKLFAGGMVIFVAYEGFELIANAAPDILNPEKNIAKAYYYSVIFVIVLYIIIALVTVGSLPFNQIAKAQDYVLAEAAKPMLGQIGFTIITIAALISTFSAINASLYGGSKVNYEIAEDDELPHHFLAKFWNQPIGLLITAIATLILVNTLNLESISTAGSVGFILIFGIVNYVGFKLSKETNSNKGIPLFGCILCAVALIILIKQQLESNLVGVFVSLGIITLCFIIEWIYKKNETKAI
- a CDS encoding alkene reductase, whose protein sequence is MAFKKLYQPYNKNGLTLKNRFLMAPMTRSRSSQPGDIPNELMAEYYGQRASAGIIISEATQVSLQGKGYAKTPGIYTQEQIEGWKLITDEVHKKGSKIFLQLWHVGRVSSSKVNGLQPIAPSKKAAKDTNVYIFNGAPNGDATFVPVEEPRAMTKADINQVIEEFKTGAKNAIKAGFDGVEIHGANGYLIDQFLRSNSNQRTDEYGGTKENRVRLLTEITQAVAQEIGNEKTGVRLSPFISFKDMNDPEILDTIMIATQKLEKIGVTYLHLCEADWDDAPKIPNDFRQNLRKIFSKTIIATGNKTPEQGEDLLKNELVDLIGFGRNFLTNPDYPIRVKLNAPLNKITDTHTLFGGGDARGYTDYPFLKQVND
- a CDS encoding cupin domain-containing protein, with the protein product MKVETINTAGNWSVHWTESLKKAIQLGVNSHKIGQQLLLENKRVKIWHIELEPGKTLPFHKHDKPYFYVCHTRGSSRSYFSNGAVIETSYEPNDIKYFNNLNTKNFFIHNLENIGTTTLHFTTVEFTE
- a CDS encoding GNAT family N-acetyltransferase, producing MSSQYQTERLIIRPTNAEDINFIFNLFNSPKWIENIGDRNITSTTHAKQYIETVMLKQLKKLGYSSYTVIRQSDNQKIGTVGLYDREGVDGIDFGFAFLPQFEGKGYAFESASKIKEAAINEFRIQNLVAITRPSNTGSQKLLNKLGFSFKKDIILPKHEFKEWLLYAIN
- a CDS encoding DoxX family protein, translated to MKATPKQTAYALLRITMGINFFGHGLARLPKIPSFRDWMVSQFQESILPEFLVYACASVLPFIEFFIGILLIIGLFTCRVAIIGAIVITILILGSCLTEHWEWAGGQMLYALFYFFIISQVSENKWSIDNKLLTSKSYTP